Proteins encoded within one genomic window of Eublepharis macularius isolate TG4126 chromosome 10, MPM_Emac_v1.0, whole genome shotgun sequence:
- the RPS3A gene encoding 40S ribosomal protein S3a encodes MAVGKNKRLTKGGKKGAKKKVVDPFSKKDWYDVKAPAMFNIRNIGKTLVTRTQGTKIASDGLKGRVFEVSLADLQNDEVAFRKFKLITEDVQGKNCLTNFHGMDLTRDKMCSMVKKWQTMIEAHVDVKTTDGYLLRLFCVGFTKKRNNQIRKTSYAQHQQVRQIRKKMVEIMTREVQTNDLKEVVNKLIPDSIGKDIEKACQSIYPLHDVYVRKVKMLKKPKFELGKLMELHGEGGGAGKPSGDETGAKVERADGYEPPVQESV; translated from the exons ATGGCGGTCGGCAAGAACAAACGCCTGACGAAAGGAGGCAAGAAAGGTGCCAAGAAGAAAGT GGTTGATCCCTTTTCAAAGAAGGACTGGTATGATGTCAAGGCACCAGCAATGTTCAATATTCGAAACATTGGCAAGACATTGGTTACCAGGACCCAGGGAACAA AAATTGCCTCTGATGGACTAAAAGGCCGTGTATTTGAAGTGAGTCTTGCTGACCTACAGAATGATGAAGTTGCCTTCCGTAAATTCAAACTGATTACAGAGgatgtgcaaggaaaaaactgcctgacaaatttccatggcatggaTCTCACACGTGACAAAATGTGTTCAATGGTCAAAAAGTGGCAG ACAATGATTGAAGCCCATGTTGATGTCAAAACTACTGATGGGTATCTTCTACGCCTTTTCTGTGTTGGCTTCACCAAGAAAAGAAACAACCAGATTCGCAAGACTTCCTATGCTCAGCATCAGCAGGTCCGCCAAATCCGGAAGAAAATGGTGGAAATTATGACAAGAGAAGTACAGACAAATGACCTGAAAGAAGTTGTCAATAAGCT GATCCCAGACAGCATTGGTAAAGACATAGAGAAAGCATGTCAGTCCATCTATCCCCTTCATGATGTCTATGTTCGGAAAGTCAAGATGCTTAAGAAGCCCAAGTTTGAAT TGGGCAAGCTGATGGAGCTGCATGGTGAAGGTGGTGGTGCTGGCAAGCCGTCAGGTGATGAAACTGGCGCTAAGGTAGAACGAGCTGATGGGTATGAACCCCCTGTGCAAGAATCTGTCTAA